In the genome of Bacteroidales bacterium, the window AAAGGATTGGTTGCTCCCCCTGGAAATCCATGAACTTATTGAGAATGTAGAGGATAAAAAGCAACTTTGTGAAGAAATACTCAGACACCTCAAGCGGAATGCCATTGAAGATAAATCTCTGTTAAAACTAATCCAGGATGGACTGGCAGTGAATATGAGTTCACAGAAAGAACTCGACCGGAATCAGAATGAGGTGATGGCTCAGATTTGATAGGATGGTCAACCCAGCCTGCTGGCTGCTAATAGAAGTTTCAAAGCTTCCTGAATTTCATTTCGCGCAATCAGTTCATGGGCCATTTCATGCACTGCCTTTGAGATATTTTGAAGGATTTTCATGTTTCTCAGAGGCCAGTTTCCGAAAAGTGGCTGTTTTCTGAATTTTCAGCACATCCGGTGCCGAAGGCAACATCTCGACATTCCCAAGCCTCCCAAGATCATTACCTGTTAGGATTGTGCTCATCCTCACATCCTCAGGCAGAGCATCTACACCAATCCCTGTCTTTTCCAGGGGTTTTTCAACTGTGAATAAAGCTTTCCCTGAAGCCCTGACATAATAATCGAGTCCCATCCTTCCCACAAGATCCAGTTTCCTTGGATCTAACTGGCCTTTTATATCAAAAAGTTTCTCATCAAAATGCATGAGTAGTACTTCACAGATCACCAGGTTTGCAGCACCCGGCCGATCACTGGTTTCGATGACCTGCCTTACTTTACATTCCAGTTGGACTGGTGATTCCTTTACCCTGAAAGGTTTAACCTGAATTGAAGGTACAGGCGTAAAACCTGATTTAAGAAATTCATCTACCCCCCTGGCATATTCAGTACTGGCCAGGTTGGCCTGTTCAACCATTGAATAAGTAACCACATTGATCACCACTTCAGGGATCTCCCTGATATTTAATAAGGTATCTTTAACTTTATTGGTTCTGCCGGAACGGGATGGTGAAAAAACCAGGGTACTGGGATTCACCCCAAATGCATTGAAACAGCTAAAAGGAGAAAGGTTGGGATTTCCTTCGGCATCAATAGTGCTGGCAAAAGCAATGGGACGGGGAGCTATTGCTGTGAGCAGGAGTCTGTGCAGCTGACTGTGAAGAATCTCTGACGGATCTATGGTTTTCATGGTTATGAAATTGGCCTGGCTGGTAATATCCGAACGCAGACCTCTCCAAAACCCAGTCGAAGGTTCTTATTCTGGCAATAT includes:
- a CDS encoding flavin reductase family protein, encoding MKTIDPSEILHSQLHRLLLTAIAPRPIAFASTIDAEGNPNLSPFSCFNAFGVNPSTLVFSPSRSGRTNKVKDTLLNIREIPEVVINVVTYSMVEQANLASTEYARGVDEFLKSGFTPVPSIQVKPFRVKESPVQLECKVRQVIETSDRPGAANLVICEVLLMHFDEKLFDIKGQLDPRKLDLVGRMGLDYYVRASGKALFTVEKPLEKTGIGVDALPEDVRMSTILTGNDLGRLGNVEMLPSAPDVLKIQKTATFRKLASEKHENPSKYLKGSA